The following are from one region of the Methylophilus sp. DW102 genome:
- a CDS encoding AsmA family protein, giving the protein MNRALFKKIAYVLAAILAVLLLLVVYLAATFNPNDYKSTIIQLVKDKKQRTLDIKGDIKLSFWPKIGADLGEISLSEHQSEQQFAAIKSAKVALAVLPLLKKEIVVDTVYLDGAQVNVIQHADGSFNFDDLLSKEEEESQQINFDVQGIKITNTEASFTNEKSGAKYSVDQLNLTTGQVALKKPFDIATDFHLTANQPAVDAKALIKANVMADPEAKHFVIKGLDAQLKGAMLEGQAVTVTAQGGIDVNAANTALDVSDLKLAMQGTFKGAERAVSLQAPALAVNPQLISSDKVTLSLKQKDANGDLDLAVVLAELKGNQQTVESKGLTADVSLNAGARKVEGHFASPVTVNLADLVFEVPALAGKFDIKDPALPNGTMQGQFKLALSANVKQEQVNTTFDLSLAETKLNGDVRVAGFATPHIGFKVHADTLNLNALLGKAKPKKETVASPNANRAQADKPADLSALKTLFLDGSINIGKILYSPYTLTGLNVGIKADGQKLALQGLDVKLDDSRIQGNVGISQFSKPLYTFDLNIDKLDLNRYLPAAEAKASEATAKPAEKTAQAEQPLDLSALKALNAQGNIRIGWLKYGKTEAKNLNIGLKAQEGLASLNPLNADVYQGTVRGAVKLDARATPAVTIQQSLQNIAVGPLLVDTINNDMLSGNGNLNVNVTAQGNTVTALKKSLGGSVDLRMADGAVKGFDLAGTIREAKSKLNLLKGQSSADADKSKKTDFSELTASFNIKNGVAHNDDLAMKAPVFRLTKGESKGDIDIGKEQINYLAKPTLVNSLKGQGGKEAEQLGSLGIPVKVTGSFSAPKFGVDMAALGQALAKSVAMDALTEKIGGDKAEALKGLLNGKTPGNSGSEAANPEGGNSTEPAKPVDQLKQKALKKLLNF; this is encoded by the coding sequence ATGAACCGTGCGCTGTTTAAAAAGATAGCTTATGTGCTTGCCGCCATCCTGGCGGTGTTGCTGTTGCTGGTGGTTTATCTGGCTGCGACGTTTAATCCTAACGATTACAAGTCCACCATCATTCAACTGGTCAAAGACAAGAAACAACGTACGCTAGACATTAAAGGCGACATCAAGCTGAGTTTCTGGCCAAAAATCGGCGCCGATTTAGGTGAAATCAGCTTGTCCGAGCATCAGTCAGAACAACAGTTTGCCGCGATTAAAAGCGCAAAAGTGGCATTGGCCGTGCTGCCCTTGCTCAAAAAAGAAATTGTCGTCGATACGGTCTATCTGGATGGCGCGCAGGTCAATGTCATCCAGCATGCTGATGGCAGCTTCAACTTTGATGATCTGCTGAGCAAAGAGGAAGAAGAGTCACAGCAGATCAACTTTGATGTGCAAGGCATTAAAATCACCAATACTGAGGCCAGTTTTACGAATGAGAAAAGCGGTGCCAAGTATTCAGTTGACCAGCTAAACCTCACCACCGGCCAAGTGGCATTGAAAAAGCCGTTTGATATCGCGACCGATTTTCATCTGACGGCAAACCAGCCCGCCGTCGATGCCAAGGCGTTGATTAAAGCCAATGTCATGGCCGATCCAGAAGCCAAGCACTTTGTGATCAAGGGCTTGGATGCGCAGCTCAAAGGCGCCATGCTGGAAGGCCAGGCAGTGACGGTCACGGCGCAAGGGGGCATTGATGTGAATGCCGCTAACACTGCTCTGGATGTTTCTGATCTCAAGCTGGCGATGCAAGGTACTTTTAAAGGTGCCGAGCGTGCAGTCAGCCTGCAGGCGCCCGCACTCGCTGTCAATCCGCAACTCATCAGCAGTGACAAGGTCACCTTGTCACTCAAGCAAAAAGATGCCAACGGCGATCTCGATCTGGCCGTGGTCTTGGCCGAATTAAAAGGCAACCAGCAAACCGTCGAAAGCAAAGGCTTGACCGCGGATGTTAGCCTGAATGCCGGTGCACGCAAGGTAGAAGGGCATTTTGCTTCGCCTGTAACCGTCAATCTGGCCGACTTGGTGTTTGAAGTGCCTGCGCTGGCAGGTAAATTTGATATTAAAGACCCCGCCTTGCCGAATGGAACCATGCAAGGGCAGTTCAAGTTGGCCCTCAGCGCAAACGTGAAGCAAGAGCAAGTTAACACCACGTTTGATTTGAGCTTGGCGGAAACCAAGCTTAATGGCGATGTGCGCGTGGCAGGGTTTGCGACGCCGCATATAGGTTTTAAAGTGCACGCCGACACCTTGAACCTGAATGCGTTGCTGGGCAAGGCCAAGCCTAAAAAAGAAACCGTTGCCAGCCCAAATGCCAATCGCGCGCAAGCAGACAAACCTGCCGATTTGAGCGCGTTAAAAACCTTATTCCTTGATGGCAGTATCAATATCGGCAAGATTTTATACAGCCCCTATACCCTGACTGGCCTGAACGTGGGCATCAAGGCCGATGGCCAGAAGCTGGCTTTGCAGGGCCTGGATGTCAAACTGGATGACAGCCGTATCCAGGGCAATGTTGGCATTAGCCAGTTTAGTAAACCGCTGTATACCTTTGATCTCAACATCGACAAGCTGGATTTGAACCGTTATCTGCCTGCTGCAGAAGCCAAGGCGAGCGAAGCGACGGCCAAGCCTGCCGAGAAAACCGCGCAAGCGGAGCAGCCGCTGGATTTGTCTGCCTTGAAGGCGCTCAATGCGCAGGGCAACATCCGCATTGGCTGGTTGAAATATGGCAAAACCGAAGCCAAAAACCTCAATATTGGACTGAAAGCGCAGGAGGGCTTGGCTAGCCTGAATCCACTCAATGCCGATGTCTATCAAGGCACGGTGCGCGGTGCCGTCAAGCTGGATGCACGTGCCACGCCTGCAGTCACCATACAGCAAAGCCTGCAAAACATCGCTGTCGGCCCGTTGTTAGTCGATACCATCAACAATGACATGCTATCTGGTAACGGCAATTTGAATGTGAACGTGACCGCGCAAGGAAATACGGTGACTGCACTAAAAAAGTCACTGGGCGGCTCGGTTGATTTACGCATGGCCGATGGCGCCGTTAAAGGGTTTGATCTGGCCGGAACTATCCGCGAGGCGAAAAGCAAGCTCAACTTGCTCAAGGGTCAATCCAGCGCAGACGCAGATAAAAGTAAAAAAACTGACTTTAGTGAGCTGACCGCCAGTTTTAATATCAAGAATGGCGTGGCTCACAATGATGATCTGGCCATGAAGGCACCGGTTTTTCGGTTGACTAAAGGCGAAAGCAAAGGCGATATTGATATAGGCAAAGAACAGATCAACTATCTCGCCAAGCCTACTTTGGTGAATTCGCTCAAGGGGCAGGGCGGTAAAGAGGCTGAGCAATTAGGCAGTCTTGGCATTCCGGTGAAGGTCACCGGTAGTTTTAGTGCGCCAAAATTCGGTGTTGATATGGCGGCTTTAGGTCAGGCACTGGCCAAATCGGTGGCTATGGACGCCTTGACTGAGAAAATCGGCGGAGACAAGGCCGAAGCTCTTAAAGGGTTGCTGAATGGAAAAACGCCGGGGAATAGCGGTAGCGAGGCTGCCAATCCTGAAGGTGGTAATAGCACTGAGCCTGCCAAGCCCGTGGACCAGCTCAAACAAAAAGCACTCAAAAAGCTGCTGAATTTTTAG
- the mutY gene encoding A/G-specific adenine glycosylase, with protein sequence MSDFAEKLIAWQQAHGRHDLPWQQTRDPYAIWVSEIMLQQTQVSAVIAYYDRFMQRFPTIASLAEAEQDEVMRYWSGLGYYSRARNLHHAAQTIMREHCGIFPTDFETIQTLKGIGRSTAAAISVFAFNQRQTILDGNVKRVLARLYAIEGWPGLPEVEKKLWQIAESVLPSQGLPAYVQGLMDFGATLCTRSKPNCHRCPMQASCLAYQQQMVYVLPAPKPRKALPEKQTTVLMILDAGEILLERRPNHGIWGGLWSLPELSPSALAVPHVKTTFDMDVEPLETLPVLWHTFTHFKLEITPQPLLLQGRRPPPAPNQQWLALADAVAAALPTPIRTLIKGLQQLRF encoded by the coding sequence GTGAGTGATTTTGCAGAAAAACTGATCGCCTGGCAGCAGGCGCATGGCCGCCATGATTTGCCATGGCAGCAGACGCGTGACCCTTACGCTATTTGGGTGTCAGAAATCATGTTGCAGCAAACGCAGGTGTCGGCGGTCATTGCTTATTATGATCGGTTCATGCAGCGCTTTCCTACCATTGCCAGCCTAGCCGAAGCCGAACAAGATGAAGTCATGCGCTATTGGAGCGGGCTTGGCTACTATTCACGCGCGCGCAACCTGCATCATGCCGCCCAAACCATTATGCGTGAGCATTGTGGTATTTTTCCAACAGATTTCGAGACCATCCAAACTTTAAAAGGCATCGGGCGCTCTACCGCCGCAGCGATCAGCGTGTTTGCATTTAACCAGCGGCAAACGATTCTTGATGGTAATGTGAAACGTGTATTGGCAAGGCTGTATGCTATTGAGGGTTGGCCAGGGTTACCAGAAGTAGAGAAGAAATTGTGGCAAATCGCCGAAAGTGTGTTGCCTAGCCAAGGCTTGCCCGCCTATGTGCAAGGGTTGATGGACTTTGGTGCGACCTTGTGTACGCGTAGCAAACCAAATTGTCATCGTTGCCCGATGCAGGCGAGTTGTCTGGCGTATCAGCAACAAATGGTCTATGTGCTGCCTGCCCCCAAGCCTCGTAAAGCCTTGCCAGAAAAACAGACCACGGTATTGATGATTTTAGATGCCGGGGAGATTTTGCTGGAGCGACGGCCGAACCATGGTATATGGGGCGGTTTGTGGAGTTTGCCTGAGTTGTCCCCCAGTGCGCTTGCCGTCCCCCATGTAAAAACTACCTTCGACATGGATGTGGAGCCACTGGAAACATTGCCCGTGCTCTGGCATACCTTTACACATTTCAAGCTTGAAATAACGCCACAGCCACTGCTATTGCAGGGGAGGCGACCGCCACCAGCGCCCAATCAGCAATGGCTCGCCTTGGCGGATGCTGTCGCCGCAGCGTTGCCAACCCCAATACGCACGCTGATCAAAGGGCTTCAACAATTACGCTTTTAA
- a CDS encoding porin has product MNTKLNVAVAAALFAAATGAQAGITIPAGDWTLDIGGVVNAYYTHTSFSGDNSGAGPLGLGNGNADSSANITTGLLPNYLSVSGKTRQNDLDVGFTISINPGASTTNSGRQTSQQENRQAFLTFGDASWGSVKLGKDLGIFASDAILNDMTLLGVGAGAGSLAGNTTTLGRIGTGYMYADWKSQVAYTSPNWNGFQFTAGVTQAWDAVGNGSGTAGSLAASTSAFSSTRGGSQPAFEGKASYEWTGDVAGKVWASAISQKVDNLQSFNGVSGTAVSLGSERAYAWDLGTTIKVADFGLTGYYYDGKGIGQTLQLNSGFDAAGKRRDSKGGYVQGTYTVPGAGTKLGLSWGQSKLDGNSVDTFDEIKDEMWTVGAYHPLTKHLNLVAEYSDVKRKIDNVSASSLEAKAKTISLGAILFF; this is encoded by the coding sequence ATGAATACAAAATTGAACGTTGCAGTTGCAGCAGCTCTGTTCGCTGCCGCTACTGGCGCACAAGCTGGCATCACTATCCCAGCTGGTGACTGGACTCTGGACATCGGTGGCGTTGTTAACGCTTACTACACACACACTAGCTTCAGCGGTGACAACTCTGGTGCTGGTCCTTTGGGCTTGGGCAACGGTAATGCAGACAGCTCAGCTAACATCACTACTGGTTTGTTGCCAAACTACCTGAGCGTTTCTGGTAAAACACGTCAGAACGATCTGGATGTTGGTTTCACAATCAGCATCAACCCAGGTGCATCTACAACGAACTCTGGCCGTCAAACATCACAACAAGAAAACCGTCAAGCATTCTTGACATTTGGTGATGCTTCTTGGGGTTCTGTGAAGCTGGGTAAAGATCTGGGCATTTTCGCTTCAGACGCAATCTTGAACGACATGACATTGTTGGGCGTTGGTGCAGGCGCAGGTTCTTTGGCTGGCAACACAACTACTCTGGGCCGTATCGGTACAGGTTACATGTATGCTGACTGGAAATCTCAAGTTGCTTACACATCACCAAACTGGAATGGTTTCCAATTCACAGCTGGTGTGACTCAGGCTTGGGATGCAGTTGGTAATGGTAGTGGTACTGCTGGTTCCCTGGCAGCTTCTACAAGCGCGTTTAGCTCTACTCGTGGTGGTTCACAACCAGCCTTCGAAGGTAAAGCTTCTTATGAGTGGACTGGTGATGTAGCTGGTAAAGTTTGGGCTTCTGCTATTAGCCAAAAAGTTGACAACCTGCAATCCTTTAATGGTGTAAGTGGTACAGCAGTTTCTTTAGGTAGTGAGCGTGCTTACGCTTGGGATTTGGGTACAACCATCAAAGTTGCTGACTTTGGTCTGACAGGTTACTACTACGATGGTAAAGGTATCGGTCAAACTCTGCAATTAAACAGCGGTTTTGATGCAGCTGGTAAGCGCCGTGATTCTAAAGGCGGTTATGTACAAGGTACATACACAGTTCCTGGTGCAGGTACTAAACTGGGCTTGAGCTGGGGTCAATCTAAATTGGACGGTAACAGCGTTGACACATTCGACGAAATCAAAGACGAAATGTGGACAGTTGGTGCTTACCATCCTTTGACCAAGCACTTGAACTTGGTTGCTGAATACTCAGACGTTAAGCGCAAAATCGACAACGTTTCTGCATCTTCTTTAGAAGCTAAAGCAAAAACCATTTCATTGGGTGCTATTCTGTTCTTCTAA
- a CDS encoding DUF6445 family protein → MNLYPVTIVENFYEDPDAVRTFALNQKYQYRHQLGNVPYVFPGCRTKDLSVINKPLFEKLSTKIISLFHNSEYEHMRWAISTNFQSVSEEYGRGVIHTDGNAVFAAVLYLSPDAPLDSGTSLFRPNKSFDQALYEKALKVNDKRFADGTVKMDTAYHSMFDEIVRINNVYNTLILYEGRHFHAANNFFGKTLKDSRLAQVFFVSSIDAQRHSSFPLWRSQQVHI, encoded by the coding sequence ATGAATTTGTATCCAGTGACAATTGTGGAAAATTTTTATGAAGATCCAGACGCTGTTCGTACTTTTGCGTTAAATCAGAAATATCAATATCGCCATCAATTAGGTAACGTTCCTTACGTTTTTCCAGGATGTAGAACCAAGGATTTGTCTGTTATTAACAAGCCCCTCTTTGAGAAGCTTAGTACCAAAATCATTTCACTTTTTCATAACTCGGAATATGAGCATATGCGTTGGGCCATTTCGACCAACTTTCAGAGTGTCAGTGAAGAATACGGCCGTGGCGTAATTCATACAGATGGGAATGCTGTTTTTGCAGCGGTGTTATATTTAAGTCCTGATGCGCCTTTGGATTCCGGGACTTCTTTATTTAGGCCCAATAAAAGCTTTGATCAGGCTTTATACGAAAAAGCACTTAAGGTGAATGATAAGCGCTTTGCAGATGGTACTGTAAAGATGGATACCGCTTATCACAGTATGTTTGATGAGATTGTGAGAATCAATAACGTTTATAACACCTTGATACTCTATGAAGGCAGACATTTTCATGCCGCAAATAACTTTTTTGGGAAGACACTAAAAGACTCACGGCTGGCGCAAGTCTTTTTTGTTAGTAGTATTGATGCGCAAAGACACAGCTCATTCCCACTTTGGCGTAGTCAGCAAGTGCACATTTAG
- the ntrC gene encoding nitrogen regulation protein NR(I) gives MKPIWILDDDKSIRWVFEKALARTDFDFKTFSSPAEALNALNREQPQVIVSDIRMPNGSGLDFLSEVKQRFPEIPVIIMTAYSDLESAVAAFQGGAFEYLAKPFDVDQAIEIIKRAVEESMRQSVEAVEDTGPSPEIIGQAPAMQEVFRAIGRLSRSHSTVLINGESGSGKELVASALHRHSPRADKPFIAINTAAIPKDLLESELFGHERGAFTGAAAARRGRFEQADNGTLFLDEIGDMPADLQTRLLRVLSDGQFYRVGGHQPIKVNVRVIAATHQDLEERVKQGLFREDLFHRLNVIRLRLPPLRERREDIPLLTKHFLAHSAQQLGVEPKQLSQAAIKYLMSVNWSGNVRQLENVCHWLTVMAPGQNVDVNDLPPELKEDTGKHSSGGSWQEALAQEVTDALNRGETNILDAKTKEFERILITRALAHTDGRRIEAANQLGMGRNTLTRKIQELGIDD, from the coding sequence ATGAAGCCAATCTGGATCCTAGACGACGACAAATCCATCCGCTGGGTGTTTGAAAAAGCACTCGCCCGCACGGACTTTGATTTCAAAACATTTTCATCCCCAGCAGAAGCCCTCAACGCTTTAAATCGTGAACAACCCCAAGTCATTGTCAGTGACATCCGCATGCCGAATGGCTCGGGCCTGGACTTTTTATCCGAGGTAAAGCAGCGCTTTCCCGAGATTCCCGTCATTATCATGACCGCCTACTCAGACCTCGAAAGTGCTGTCGCCGCCTTTCAGGGTGGCGCGTTCGAGTATTTGGCCAAACCGTTTGATGTAGACCAGGCCATCGAAATTATCAAACGTGCCGTTGAAGAAAGCATGCGTCAATCTGTCGAGGCCGTAGAAGACACTGGCCCCTCGCCAGAAATCATCGGCCAGGCCCCCGCCATGCAAGAGGTTTTCCGTGCCATTGGCCGCCTAAGTCGCTCGCACTCCACCGTGCTCATTAACGGCGAATCCGGCAGCGGTAAAGAACTGGTCGCGAGCGCCCTGCATAGACACAGTCCACGGGCTGACAAGCCATTTATCGCCATTAATACCGCAGCGATTCCCAAAGACTTATTAGAATCTGAATTGTTTGGTCATGAACGCGGCGCTTTTACTGGGGCCGCTGCAGCCAGACGTGGCCGCTTTGAACAAGCAGATAACGGCACTTTGTTTCTGGATGAAATTGGTGACATGCCTGCTGACTTGCAAACCAGATTGTTGCGCGTCTTGTCCGACGGCCAATTTTATCGCGTGGGCGGACATCAACCAATCAAAGTCAATGTACGCGTGATTGCCGCCACTCACCAGGACCTCGAAGAGCGCGTCAAACAAGGTCTGTTCCGTGAAGACTTGTTTCACCGCCTGAACGTCATTCGTCTGCGCTTGCCGCCCTTGCGTGAACGTAGAGAAGATATCCCCTTGCTGACCAAGCATTTTCTCGCCCACAGTGCTCAGCAACTGGGGGTTGAGCCCAAGCAACTGTCGCAGGCAGCTATTAAATACCTGATGTCGGTCAACTGGAGCGGTAACGTTCGCCAGCTCGAAAACGTCTGCCACTGGCTCACCGTGATGGCGCCAGGTCAAAACGTGGATGTCAATGACTTACCCCCAGAGCTTAAAGAAGATACTGGCAAACACAGTAGCGGAGGCTCCTGGCAAGAAGCGCTGGCACAAGAAGTCACCGACGCGCTCAACCGCGGAGAAACCAATATCCTTGACGCCAAAACCAAAGAGTTTGAGCGTATCCTGATCACCCGTGCCCTCGCCCACACCGATGGCCGCCGGATTGAAGCTGCCAATCAGCTAGGGATGGGGCGCAATACGCTCACACGCAAAATTCAGGAGCTAGGCATTGATGATTAA
- the glnL gene encoding nitrogen regulation protein NR(II) — MVQKSPNGFSGLEHIATAVILLNNQLEVTYANSSAEILFAFSANQIQGAHIHDVFVNCEILQMAVTNAIETQSPYREHEFALTTQRGHTTAVTCTATPISAAFNQTPEDMLILEFVQMDQQLRIAREERMLIQQQANSELLRNLAHEIRNPLGGLRGAAQLLEFELPQPSLKEYTQVIIKEADRLHSLMDRLLAPHRVPKYEPTNIHEVLERVRSLLLAESPNHIRVIRDYDTSLPELIGDREKLIQAVLNIARNAAQAMQQHQTEGASITFRTRAERQITLARKRYRVGIHLEIIDNGPGIPAGIKERIFYPLVSGREGGTGLGLALAQTFITQHHGMIDCDSQPGKTIFHILLPIESTQLKSSVQ, encoded by the coding sequence ATGGTACAGAAATCTCCCAACGGCTTTAGTGGTTTAGAGCATATTGCCACGGCAGTCATTTTGCTTAATAACCAACTAGAAGTTACTTACGCCAACTCCAGCGCCGAGATTCTGTTTGCATTTAGTGCCAACCAGATTCAAGGGGCGCATATCCATGACGTGTTTGTGAATTGCGAAATTTTGCAAATGGCCGTGACCAACGCCATAGAAACACAGAGCCCATATCGTGAGCATGAGTTTGCACTGACTACCCAACGCGGCCATACAACGGCCGTGACCTGCACAGCCACCCCTATTTCAGCCGCGTTCAACCAAACGCCGGAAGACATGCTGATTCTGGAGTTTGTGCAAATGGATCAGCAATTGCGTATTGCGCGTGAAGAGCGCATGTTGATACAGCAGCAAGCCAACTCTGAATTACTCAGGAATCTGGCGCATGAAATTCGCAACCCGCTAGGCGGCTTGCGTGGTGCGGCACAATTGCTTGAGTTTGAGTTGCCGCAACCCAGCCTAAAAGAATATACCCAGGTGATTATCAAAGAGGCTGACAGACTACATAGCCTCATGGACAGACTGCTGGCACCTCACCGCGTGCCAAAATATGAGCCCACCAATATTCATGAAGTGCTGGAACGCGTACGCAGTCTGTTACTGGCAGAATCGCCTAACCATATCCGCGTGATCCGCGACTACGATACCAGCTTACCGGAGCTCATTGGCGATCGCGAGAAACTGATACAAGCCGTGCTCAATATTGCGCGTAATGCGGCACAAGCGATGCAACAGCATCAGACCGAAGGCGCGAGTATTACTTTCCGCACGCGTGCTGAGCGCCAAATTACGCTAGCCAGAAAACGTTACCGTGTCGGGATTCATTTAGAGATTATTGATAACGGCCCAGGCATCCCTGCCGGCATCAAAGAACGCATTTTCTACCCGCTGGTATCTGGTCGCGAAGGCGGCACTGGCTTGGGCCTTGCGCTGGCGCAAACCTTTATCACCCAACACCATGGCATGATCGATTGTGATTCACAGCCGGGTAAAACCATCTTCCATATATTGCTACCTATTGAAAGTACGCAATTAAAATCATCAGTACAATAA
- a CDS encoding DUF4124 domain-containing protein, with product MKRFFYICTFALMCNQSWADIYKYTDSNGVTTYTNIKPEGKNKAELIISGPRTAEPPPPAREKKANVKTPSPADFPKVDNQTQNQRDQKRRELLMNELSQEKQALENARLLYEEAQNTPEVYRGANGKTFRNVAKYEEKLRVIEAEIQAHERNIELLNKELNL from the coding sequence ATGAAAAGATTTTTTTACATTTGCACCTTCGCGCTCATGTGCAACCAAAGCTGGGCAGATATTTACAAATATACCGACAGTAACGGCGTCACCACCTATACCAATATCAAACCCGAAGGCAAAAACAAGGCAGAGCTCATTATTAGTGGGCCCAGAACCGCAGAGCCTCCACCCCCTGCCAGAGAGAAAAAAGCCAATGTCAAAACACCCTCTCCGGCCGATTTTCCCAAAGTCGATAATCAGACACAAAATCAACGCGACCAAAAGCGGCGAGAGCTATTAATGAACGAGCTTTCTCAAGAAAAACAAGCACTTGAGAATGCTCGCCTGTTATATGAAGAAGCCCAGAACACGCCAGAAGTCTACAGAGGCGCGAATGGCAAAACGTTTAGAAACGTCGCCAAATATGAGGAAAAGCTGCGCGTCATTGAGGCCGAAATTCAGGCGCATGAGCGTAATATCGAGCTGTTAAATAAAGAGCTCAATCTTTAA
- the glnA gene encoding type I glutamate--ammonia ligase yields the protein MSVANVMKLVAENDIKFVDFRFTDTRGKEQHVTVPVSAFDEDKFTEGHAFDGSSIAGWKGIQASDMQLMPDASTAFIDPFFDEPTLVLTCDVVDPTDGKGYDRDPRSLAKRAEAYLKSSGLGDTAYFGPEPEFFIFDSVQWDATMGGSFVKINSEEAAWSSGEKFEGGNTGHRPGVKGGYFPVPPVDSLHDIRSAMVMTLEELGVPVEVHHHEVATAGQCEIGTKFATLVQRADWTQILKYVVTNTAHAYGKTATFMPKPMFGDNGSGMHVHQSVWKDGKNLFAGNGYAGLSDFALYYIGGIIKHARALNAITNPGTNSYKRLVPHYEAPVKLAYSAKNRSAAIRIPFVHSDKARRVEARFPDPIANPYLAFSALLMAGLDGVQNKIHPGEPATKDLYHLPPEEDALIPTVCSSLEQALEYLDKDREFLTRGGVFSDDWIDAYIALKMEEVTKLRQTPHPVEFGLYYSC from the coding sequence ATGTCCGTTGCAAACGTAATGAAACTGGTTGCGGAAAACGACATCAAATTTGTTGATTTCCGTTTTACCGACACCAGAGGTAAAGAGCAGCACGTGACCGTGCCAGTGTCTGCCTTCGACGAAGATAAATTTACCGAAGGTCACGCCTTTGATGGTTCTTCCATTGCTGGCTGGAAAGGCATTCAAGCCTCTGACATGCAATTGATGCCTGATGCAAGCACCGCATTCATCGATCCATTTTTTGACGAACCAACCTTGGTTCTGACCTGCGACGTAGTAGACCCTACTGATGGTAAAGGCTATGACCGTGACCCACGCTCCCTGGCAAAACGCGCTGAAGCCTACCTGAAATCCAGCGGCCTGGGTGACACTGCTTATTTTGGTCCAGAGCCAGAGTTCTTCATTTTTGACAGCGTACAATGGGATGCCACCATGGGTGGTAGCTTTGTGAAAATCAACTCCGAAGAGGCCGCTTGGTCCTCAGGTGAAAAATTCGAGGGCGGCAACACTGGCCACCGTCCAGGCGTTAAAGGCGGCTACTTCCCAGTGCCTCCTGTCGATTCATTGCATGACATCCGCTCTGCCATGGTCATGACCTTAGAAGAACTGGGCGTGCCTGTTGAAGTGCACCACCACGAAGTGGCAACAGCCGGTCAATGTGAAATCGGTACTAAGTTTGCGACCTTGGTACAACGTGCTGACTGGACACAAATCCTGAAATACGTAGTGACTAACACAGCCCATGCTTATGGTAAAACAGCCACATTTATGCCAAAACCAATGTTTGGCGATAACGGCTCTGGTATGCACGTTCACCAATCCGTTTGGAAAGATGGTAAAAACCTGTTTGCAGGCAATGGTTATGCTGGCCTGAGCGATTTCGCTCTGTACTACATCGGCGGCATCATCAAGCATGCGCGCGCACTGAATGCGATTACCAACCCAGGTACTAACTCCTACAAGCGCTTGGTACCGCACTACGAAGCACCAGTGAAATTGGCTTACTCCGCTAAAAACCGTTCTGCTGCGATTCGTATTCCATTTGTGCATTCAGACAAAGCACGCCGTGTTGAAGCGCGCTTCCCAGACCCGATTGCTAACCCATACTTGGCTTTCTCAGCCCTGTTGATGGCTGGTCTGGATGGCGTTCAGAACAAGATTCACCCAGGTGAACCAGCGACTAAAGACTTGTACCATCTGCCACCAGAAGAAGATGCATTGATCCCAACGGTATGTTCATCTCTGGAACAAGCATTGGAGTATCTGGATAAAGACCGCGAGTTCTTAACACGCGGCGGCGTTTTCTCAGACGACTGGATTGATGCATACATTGCATTGAAAATGGAAGAAGTCACTAAACTGCGCCAAACACCACACCCAGTGGAATTTGGTCTGTACTACTCTTGCTAG
- a CDS encoding rhodanese-like domain-containing protein has translation MESVEKILQQAAQRAQQNGLPYAGAMTPQEAYALISQDQNAVLVDVRSRAELELVGRVPMAAHLEWAFYPGMIANPEFADQLQALVDPARTVVFMCRTGGRSHNAALLAQKLGYPNAYNMLEGFEGEANEAKQRTLINGWKHAGLPWSN, from the coding sequence TTGGAAAGTGTTGAGAAAATCTTGCAACAAGCCGCTCAGCGTGCTCAGCAAAATGGTTTGCCGTATGCCGGCGCGATGACGCCCCAGGAGGCGTATGCGCTGATTAGCCAAGATCAAAATGCGGTGTTGGTGGATGTGCGCTCACGTGCCGAGTTGGAGTTGGTTGGGCGCGTGCCGATGGCGGCCCATCTGGAATGGGCGTTTTATCCAGGCATGATTGCCAATCCTGAGTTTGCCGATCAGCTACAGGCGCTGGTTGATCCTGCGCGCACCGTCGTATTTATGTGCCGCACGGGTGGCCGCAGCCATAATGCTGCCTTGCTGGCGCAAAAACTCGGATATCCCAACGCCTATAACATGCTCGAAGGCTTTGAAGGCGAAGCGAATGAGGCCAAGCAAAGAACCCTGATCAATGGCTGGAAACATGCAGGCTTGCCCTGGTCCAACTAG